One stretch of Candidatus Falkowbacteria bacterium DNA includes these proteins:
- a CDS encoding NAD(P)-dependent glycerol-3-phosphate dehydrogenase: MNIAVLGAGAWGTSIASLLAKKNYSVKIWANEPEVIKSINTVHRNDLYLPEFDLPENLIAVDDFSELTKDVEIIVNAVPSKFTRSIIQKIKPFIDKPLTVVTLSKGLEPETYKRISEVITEELGTEHEVVALSGPNIAWEVAKEIPSKTVIGHSSKHCLVKVKEILETEYFRVYCNDDIIGVELGGALKNIIAVAAGFCDGLGYGVNTKSAIISRGLNEMASVGKYFGAKPITFMGLSGVGDLIVTAMSEHGRNRFFGQELGKGLSVDEIINGLNGKVVEAMNIVPSVYKLNEKMKLDLPITEQVYRVLYEKLSAKEAFDNIWKIKNLQDVCH; encoded by the coding sequence ATGAATATTGCTGTTTTGGGGGCTGGGGCCTGGGGGACTTCGATTGCAAGCCTATTGGCTAAAAAAAATTATTCAGTAAAAATTTGGGCAAATGAACCAGAAGTTATTAAAAGTATTAATACTGTCCATCGCAATGATTTGTATTTACCTGAGTTTGATCTACCTGAAAATTTGATTGCAGTTGATGATTTTTCAGAGTTGACTAAGGACGTAGAAATTATTGTTAATGCTGTGCCGTCTAAATTTACTAGATCAATTATTCAAAAGATAAAACCGTTTATTGATAAGCCGTTAACTGTTGTTACATTATCAAAGGGGCTTGAACCTGAAACATATAAAAGAATATCCGAGGTGATTACAGAAGAATTGGGAACGGAACATGAAGTTGTTGCTTTGTCTGGTCCAAACATTGCCTGGGAGGTCGCTAAAGAAATTCCGTCAAAGACGGTGATTGGTCATTCAAGTAAACATTGTTTAGTAAAGGTGAAAGAAATCTTGGAAACAGAATATTTTCGTGTTTATTGCAATGATGATATTATTGGAGTAGAGCTTGGCGGTGCATTAAAAAATATTATTGCTGTAGCCGCTGGATTTTGTGATGGATTAGGTTATGGTGTCAACACCAAGTCAGCGATTATTTCTAGAGGGCTAAATGAAATGGCTTCAGTTGGTAAATATTTTGGGGCAAAACCAATTACTTTTATGGGACTGTCCGGTGTTGGTGATTTAATAGTTACTGCCATGTCTGAGCACGGTCGAAATAGATTTTTTGGTCAAGAATTGGGAAAGGGGCTGAGCGTTGATGAAATAATTAACGGTTTAAATGGAAAAGTGGTTGAGGCTATGAATATTGTACCGTCTGTTTATAAGTTGAATGAAAAAATGAAATTAGATTTACCAATTACTGAGCAAGTTTATCGAGTCTTGTATGAAAAGTTATCAGCAAAAGAAGCGTTTGATAATATTTGGAAAATAAAAAATTTACAGGATGTTTGTCACTAA